The following are encoded in a window of Paenibacillus polymyxa genomic DNA:
- the rhaA gene encoding L-rhamnose isomerase has product MNEAIEASYNEAKKLYARHGIQVDDILRKLSQIKISLHCWQGDDVQGFLFKDKQLSGGIAVTGSYPGRAGTPHELRQDLEKALALIPGKHKVNLHAIYADTTEQVDLDQLEPRHFQNWVDWAKQQGLGLDFNPTLFSHPKAEDGFTLSHKDSEIRDFWITHCKKSRRIAEHFGKELGQPCVTNHWMPDGYKDTPVDRLAPRERLRDALDEIFSEKISEEYNIDAVESKLFGIGSESYVVGSHEFYMGYALTRGKSICLDAGHFHPTEVISNKLSSVLMFTDQLLLHVSRPVRWDSDHVVTMDDELLDIARELVRGELLSRTHIGLDFFDGSINHVAAWIIGTRNTIKALLRAMLEPIEALKQAEEERDFTTRLALVEEFKSYPFGAIWDYYCAQNGVPVREEWLAEVKNYEQQVLLKR; this is encoded by the coding sequence ATGAACGAAGCTATTGAAGCCAGTTATAACGAAGCGAAAAAGCTGTATGCCCGCCACGGTATTCAAGTTGACGACATTTTACGGAAGCTTTCACAAATCAAAATATCACTGCACTGCTGGCAGGGAGATGATGTTCAGGGATTTCTGTTCAAAGACAAACAGCTTAGCGGGGGGATTGCCGTAACGGGTAGCTACCCGGGCAGAGCAGGCACGCCGCATGAGTTACGTCAGGATTTAGAAAAAGCTCTAGCACTCATTCCGGGTAAACACAAGGTCAATTTGCACGCAATCTATGCGGACACCACAGAACAAGTGGATCTGGATCAGCTGGAGCCACGCCATTTTCAGAACTGGGTAGACTGGGCTAAGCAGCAAGGGCTTGGGCTTGATTTTAATCCAACACTGTTCTCCCATCCCAAAGCGGAAGACGGCTTCACATTGAGCCATAAGGATTCGGAAATCCGTGATTTCTGGATCACACACTGCAAAAAATCACGCAGGATTGCAGAGCATTTTGGAAAAGAACTCGGTCAGCCCTGTGTCACAAACCACTGGATGCCGGATGGCTATAAAGATACTCCGGTTGATCGGTTGGCTCCAAGAGAACGTCTGCGTGATGCGCTGGACGAAATTTTCAGCGAGAAAATCAGCGAGGAATACAACATCGATGCGGTTGAAAGCAAGCTGTTCGGCATCGGCTCGGAAAGCTATGTCGTGGGCTCCCATGAATTCTATATGGGTTACGCCCTGACACGCGGTAAATCTATCTGTCTCGACGCTGGTCACTTCCATCCAACCGAAGTCATTTCGAACAAACTGTCCTCTGTGCTGATGTTCACCGATCAATTATTGCTCCATGTCAGCAGACCGGTTCGCTGGGACAGTGATCATGTCGTGACGATGGACGACGAATTGCTAGACATTGCCCGTGAGCTGGTTCGCGGTGAATTGCTTTCCCGAACCCATATCGGTCTTGATTTCTTTGATGGAAGTATCAATCATGTAGCAGCATGGATCATCGGAACACGCAACACGATCAAAGCGCTGCTTCGCGCTATGCTCGAACCGATTGAAGCATTAAAGCAGGCGGAAGAGGAACGGGACTTTACCACTCGTCTTGCTCTGGTCGAAGAGTTTAAATCGTATCCGTTTGGTGCCATATGGGATTACTATTGCGCTCAAAACGGCGTTCCTGTTCGTGAGGAATGGCTGGCCGAAGTTAAAAATTATGAACAACAGGTACTGCTGAAACGTTAA
- the rhaD gene encoding rhamnulose-1-phosphate aldolase, translating into MTTVLENQKERKSGLDIPFVREMAEITQNMWKFGWDERNGGNVSYILDEAEVAKYIDIHQVIRTIKPAFPVNELAGKYFIVTGSGKYFKNVIADPEANLGVLRVSQDGEQLEVLWGLKHGAVPTSELPSHFMSHIERLKVDPSHRVVIHNHATHVIAMTFIHSLDENQFTKTLWEMCTECIVVFPDGIGVIPWMVPGSSEIGRETAKKMKDHHAVLWPHHGIFGTGSSIDEAFGLIETIEKAAQIYMLIAHHNIQQRITDQELADLAKAFNVTPKEGILNV; encoded by the coding sequence ATGACTACTGTACTGGAGAATCAAAAAGAACGAAAATCGGGACTGGATATCCCATTTGTTCGCGAGATGGCGGAAATTACACAAAACATGTGGAAATTCGGCTGGGATGAACGCAATGGAGGTAATGTAAGCTATATTCTGGATGAAGCTGAGGTTGCAAAATATATAGATATTCATCAGGTCATTCGGACGATTAAACCTGCTTTCCCGGTGAATGAACTGGCTGGTAAATATTTTATCGTCACCGGATCAGGGAAATATTTCAAAAACGTAATTGCAGATCCAGAAGCTAACTTAGGAGTCCTTCGTGTCTCCCAGGATGGCGAGCAATTGGAAGTCTTGTGGGGCCTCAAACATGGCGCAGTGCCTACCAGTGAGTTGCCTTCCCATTTTATGAGCCACATTGAGCGCTTGAAGGTCGATCCTAGCCATCGTGTTGTGATTCATAATCATGCCACCCATGTTATTGCCATGACCTTCATTCATAGTCTGGACGAAAACCAATTCACCAAAACGCTGTGGGAAATGTGTACTGAATGTATTGTCGTCTTCCCAGACGGTATCGGTGTAATCCCTTGGATGGTACCGGGTTCCAGCGAAATCGGCCGCGAAACGGCAAAAAAAATGAAGGATCATCACGCTGTATTATGGCCTCATCATGGCATTTTCGGAACGGGCAGCTCCATTGATGAAGCATTTGGCCTGATTGAAACGATTGAAAAAGCGGCTCAAATTTATATGCTCATTGCTCACCATAATATTCAGCAACGGATTACAGATCAGGAATTGGCCGATCTGGCCAAAGCCTTCAACGTTACTCCAAAAGAAGGAATCCTGAACGTATAA
- a CDS encoding AraC family transcriptional regulator, whose amino-acid sequence MKRAKNEDHFDIVEDHYFTATELEKSSAVWPVRLGMDISKTSCHVGPKAVPYFYLIFVLEGQAEFIYKQQKYRVQKSDLFCFFPHLAHEYYTDQEHPLQKVWIAFEGPKSLALLERIGINPSTPLMANAVSEEILGLISNLFSIVHDNSRQGSDLARLITLHQIFEELSRNTSDVLRNFVCSDYWLQQGKDYIEMHYCDRVTIEQIAEHVGVDRAHFSRKFHSTFLISPAKYLQNLKINEAKRLLEQTTYNLSIIAQSIGYTDMSTFSKAFKKTAGIPPREYRFRHQSRQEIRTVNA is encoded by the coding sequence ATGAAAAGAGCAAAAAATGAAGATCACTTCGACATCGTGGAAGACCATTATTTCACAGCCACCGAACTGGAAAAATCCAGCGCCGTTTGGCCTGTCAGACTAGGTATGGATATTTCGAAAACAAGCTGCCATGTCGGTCCCAAGGCTGTTCCTTATTTTTATTTGATTTTTGTACTTGAAGGTCAGGCTGAGTTTATTTATAAGCAACAAAAGTACCGCGTCCAAAAGTCTGATTTATTCTGTTTTTTTCCGCATCTTGCCCATGAATATTACACCGATCAGGAGCACCCGTTGCAAAAGGTATGGATTGCCTTTGAGGGACCCAAGTCCCTCGCATTGCTGGAGCGGATCGGAATTAATCCCTCTACGCCATTGATGGCTAACGCAGTGAGCGAGGAAATCCTCGGACTTATCTCCAACCTGTTTTCCATCGTACACGACAACAGCAGACAGGGCAGCGATCTGGCCCGCTTGATTACACTGCACCAGATCTTCGAGGAATTGTCCCGCAACACATCTGACGTGCTGCGCAACTTTGTATGCTCTGATTATTGGCTCCAGCAGGGGAAAGATTACATTGAAATGCATTATTGTGACCGTGTTACGATTGAACAAATTGCCGAGCATGTAGGTGTGGATCGTGCGCATTTCTCACGTAAATTCCATTCCACCTTCCTCATCTCTCCCGCCAAGTATTTGCAAAACCTCAAGATTAACGAAGCCAAAAGATTACTGGAGCAGACGACTTACAATTTGTCGATCATAGCCCAGTCCATCGGCTATACCGATATGTCCACCTTTTCCAAGGCATTTAAGAAAACAGCAGGGATTCCACCGCGTGAGTATCGCTTCCGACATCAGTCCCGGCAAGAGATTCGTACCGTCAACGCTTAG
- a CDS encoding GDYXXLXY domain-containing protein gives MLRFNAIRTGYLLGISLILAAIIYFFASNWGGLDRTFKIVLAAALIVLFYGLSFVFTRIRAVPGQQAFLSNMFLVAGCIAFGVSVALLGQIYNSHADSYGLFFIWSVPALLLSWITRYNPFYMLSYVLIHLGLWLYFYPTMQSVPYSELESLSIAGMFAIVNLLLFLLAFLHRIHSAPLQYMSFTVFHIAMLAMTNSFAFDEYGMVMNVPHIAVIALGFYIFIKVRLNKTLLTLNALALSAFAVFKFIELAEAYSSSLFFVFGLIFVALLLTGNVWFFRYLNRLGKTLPEAGTTDISTSKNETTVHEEHGSEWISKTVSRVIKVVGVLIGSISLIGLIMISTNVNHTEYVLLVVSLLLMILMIVIPESKLDSVIRYTLLTISYITGLAAILWSDQSLLSVLFLIVSIAGWFRSKGKRQLFFAYTFVNLNLATILFQQYQEWDGWNWTYKFIIFSLFIVNAVLYGVSYFISKTELKEHLRNSSLFFSLLFLFWATFFEDVVPHSYMFINIFYFVIVTGIVFAFARLKQKSEAITSVVFWFIFIVFKYYDLLWTLLYKSFTLALLGIIALGITWWADRRMAHSGKAAFDADHRSFSFMRLSPLIIAIVIVLQLGIIGYQTARSETLLATGASIKLKLAPVDPRSLLQGDYVALNYDISTPPSKPSLQEEERSRGKVKVVLTPDSQGVYVADRLYQDGEKLASHEVILNGQWYGSRILYGIENYFIPEGTGRTVEQNAHFAHIRVSRNGDALLERLAAS, from the coding sequence ATGCTGCGATTCAATGCGATACGTACGGGCTATCTGCTGGGCATCTCACTGATACTGGCCGCAATTATTTATTTTTTCGCCTCCAATTGGGGCGGACTGGATCGGACATTCAAGATTGTACTTGCTGCTGCGCTTATTGTTCTGTTCTATGGCTTGTCTTTTGTATTTACACGGATACGTGCTGTTCCCGGTCAACAAGCTTTTCTGTCTAATATGTTTTTGGTGGCTGGCTGTATAGCCTTTGGCGTTTCCGTGGCATTGCTCGGTCAAATTTACAATTCCCATGCCGACAGCTACGGATTGTTTTTCATTTGGTCGGTGCCGGCTCTACTGCTTAGCTGGATTACTCGCTACAATCCTTTTTATATGCTGTCTTATGTACTAATTCATCTTGGTTTGTGGCTTTATTTTTACCCTACGATGCAAAGTGTGCCTTATAGCGAGCTGGAATCGTTGTCCATTGCCGGAATGTTCGCAATAGTCAATCTGCTGCTATTTTTATTGGCGTTCCTCCATCGTATACATTCTGCTCCACTACAATATATGAGCTTTACGGTTTTCCATATAGCTATGTTAGCGATGACCAATTCCTTTGCATTTGATGAGTATGGCATGGTCATGAATGTACCGCATATTGCTGTGATTGCTTTAGGATTTTATATATTTATCAAGGTGCGGCTGAATAAAACGCTACTGACCTTGAATGCATTGGCACTTTCGGCGTTTGCTGTCTTTAAATTTATAGAGCTGGCTGAGGCGTACTCCTCATCTCTGTTTTTTGTTTTTGGTTTGATTTTTGTGGCGTTGCTGCTGACGGGTAACGTGTGGTTTTTCCGCTATTTGAATCGTTTGGGGAAAACACTGCCGGAAGCAGGGACAACGGACATCAGTACATCAAAGAATGAGACGACCGTCCACGAGGAACATGGCAGTGAATGGATTAGCAAAACCGTATCCCGTGTGATCAAAGTGGTTGGAGTGCTGATCGGTAGTATATCTCTCATCGGATTGATTATGATTAGCACGAATGTAAACCACACCGAATACGTACTGTTGGTTGTGTCGTTGCTGCTTATGATTTTGATGATTGTCATACCGGAATCCAAGCTGGATTCGGTAATACGTTATACACTGCTGACCATCAGCTATATTACAGGCTTGGCGGCCATTCTATGGTCAGATCAGTCGCTGCTTTCGGTATTATTTCTGATCGTTTCCATCGCTGGATGGTTTCGCTCCAAGGGGAAAAGGCAGTTGTTTTTTGCCTACACCTTTGTAAACCTGAATCTGGCGACCATTTTATTTCAGCAGTATCAGGAGTGGGATGGTTGGAACTGGACCTATAAGTTCATCATCTTCTCTCTTTTCATCGTCAATGCCGTGTTATATGGGGTAAGTTACTTTATATCCAAGACAGAGTTAAAAGAACATCTACGGAATAGCTCATTATTTTTCAGCTTGCTGTTCCTGTTTTGGGCGACGTTTTTCGAGGATGTCGTTCCACACTCTTATATGTTCATTAACATTTTTTATTTTGTTATCGTTACCGGGATAGTCTTTGCCTTTGCCCGTCTGAAACAAAAATCGGAGGCCATCACGAGCGTTGTCTTCTGGTTTATTTTTATCGTCTTCAAATACTATGATTTATTGTGGACGCTACTGTATAAATCTTTTACGCTGGCGCTACTGGGGATCATTGCGCTCGGAATTACCTGGTGGGCGGATCGGCGAATGGCCCATAGCGGCAAAGCAGCATTCGATGCTGACCACCGCAGCTTTAGCTTTATGCGCTTAAGCCCGTTAATCATTGCCATTGTCATCGTGCTACAGCTGGGGATCATCGGCTATCAGACGGCGAGAAGTGAAACCCTGCTCGCCACAGGGGCTTCCATTAAGCTCAAACTAGCTCCTGTAGACCCGCGCTCCCTGCTGCAAGGCGATTATGTGGCACTGAATTACGACATATCTACCCCGCCTTCCAAGCCCTCTCTTCAGGAGGAGGAAAGGAGCCGAGGCAAGGTCAAAGTCGTTCTCACACCAGATAGCCAAGGAGTATACGTCGCGGATCGCCTATATCAAGATGGTGAAAAACTTGCCAGCCATGAGGTCATTCTAAATGGACAATGGTATGGTTCCCGTATTCTGTACGGTATTGAGAATTATTTCATTCCTGAGGGAACCGGACGTACTGTAGAACAGAACGCACATTTTGCCCATATTCGGGTGAGCCGCAATGGAGACGCGCTGCTGGAACGTTTGGCAGCAAGCTGA
- the mmuM gene encoding homocysteine S-methyltransferase, with the protein MNPIQHILDEFQLIVLDGAMATELERHGHDLNDSLWSAKILHEHPESIKRVHRDYFEAGADCAITASYQATVEGYVKRGLSENEALELIQSSVRIAVQARDEFWADVTATASQRHRPKPLVAASVGPYGAFLADGSEYRGDYKLSEEQLVEFHRPRMKALIEAGADILACETIPCLVEAKAIARLLKEFPGTYAWISFSAKDGQHISNGESAAACAEWLNGHEQVAAVGINCTLPKFIPSLIHEIRSHTDKPVVVYPNLGEEYDPVTKTWHGSTCTETFGQSARQWYEAGARLIGGCCRTQPLDIEEIASWSRNV; encoded by the coding sequence ATGAATCCGATACAACATATACTGGACGAATTTCAGCTGATCGTGCTGGACGGCGCGATGGCGACCGAACTGGAGCGTCATGGACATGATCTGAACGATAGCTTATGGTCAGCTAAAATCCTCCATGAGCATCCGGAGTCGATCAAGCGTGTGCATAGAGATTATTTTGAGGCTGGGGCAGACTGTGCGATTACTGCGAGCTATCAGGCTACCGTTGAAGGCTATGTTAAACGAGGCCTAAGCGAAAATGAGGCGCTGGAGTTGATTCAATCATCGGTGCGGATTGCTGTGCAGGCACGCGATGAGTTTTGGGCTGACGTGACGGCTACTGCAAGTCAGCGACATCGTCCCAAGCCGCTAGTCGCGGCCTCTGTAGGCCCTTACGGGGCGTTTTTGGCAGATGGATCAGAGTATCGCGGCGATTACAAGCTGAGCGAGGAACAGCTAGTAGAGTTCCACAGGCCGCGTATGAAAGCTCTGATTGAGGCAGGTGCAGATATTTTAGCTTGTGAAACGATACCCTGTCTGGTTGAAGCCAAGGCCATCGCCCGATTGCTGAAGGAATTCCCTGGCACGTATGCCTGGATCAGCTTTAGCGCAAAGGATGGGCAGCATATTAGCAATGGTGAGTCTGCCGCTGCATGTGCTGAGTGGCTGAATGGGCATGAGCAAGTGGCTGCTGTAGGAATCAATTGCACTTTGCCGAAATTCATTCCATCGCTTATTCACGAAATACGCAGCCACACGGATAAGCCTGTGGTGGTATATCCCAATCTGGGGGAGGAATATGACCCGGTCACCAAGACATGGCATGGCAGCACTTGTACAGAGACATTCGGACAAAGTGCCCGCCAATGGTATGAAGCGGGAGCTCGTCTGATTGGCGGTTGTTGCCGGACTCAGCCGCTGGATATTGAGGAAATAGCATCATGGTCGAGAAATGTATAA
- a CDS encoding AEC family transporter → MSLLEMITATLTDNKIVSSIASTVFIILLGFFCRKKGIFNAAVGKMLSKVVLTVALPALAFNSFMQDINPTMLKQGMNVLIWGVLIYIILIFISKPFFLSYNKDKQDVLRVLTIFGSTTFFGIPIVGAIYGPTGVMYSSIFNIGYRIFLYSYGYIKMSGLKMELKNLKTMFLNPIVIATFLGLFVWLFQGYLPQMSVATEDGAIQQFAFLRIDQTAVWLFKPMTYLAGLASPLAWLSIGSTLGEISFKSAATDKTSWYYSIVKVWLVPIVNIVLLALLTVSHILSVDSVALATIVIMMATPTATVAAAYAISFDKEAILTSNASLLSTITSVVMIPVWIVTLNVIDKIGIF, encoded by the coding sequence ATGTCTTTACTAGAAATGATTACAGCGACCTTAACAGATAACAAAATTGTCAGTTCTATCGCTTCCACCGTTTTTATTATCCTTCTTGGTTTCTTTTGCCGCAAGAAGGGGATTTTTAACGCAGCAGTAGGAAAGATGTTATCCAAGGTTGTTCTAACCGTGGCTCTACCGGCACTAGCCTTTAATTCTTTCATGCAGGACATTAATCCTACAATGTTAAAACAAGGAATGAATGTTTTAATATGGGGAGTTCTAATTTATATTATTCTCATCTTTATTTCTAAACCGTTCTTTCTGAGCTACAACAAGGATAAACAGGATGTTTTGCGGGTGTTAACCATTTTCGGTTCTACGACTTTCTTCGGAATTCCAATTGTCGGAGCCATTTACGGTCCTACCGGAGTGATGTACAGTTCCATTTTTAACATAGGGTACCGCATTTTCTTATACTCCTATGGCTATATCAAAATGAGCGGCTTAAAAATGGAGCTTAAAAATCTCAAAACCATGTTTTTGAATCCAATCGTTATCGCCACGTTTCTAGGCTTGTTTGTTTGGTTGTTTCAAGGTTATTTGCCACAGATGAGTGTAGCTACAGAGGATGGGGCCATTCAGCAGTTCGCCTTTCTAAGAATTGATCAAACCGCTGTCTGGCTGTTCAAGCCCATGACCTACCTTGCCGGACTAGCTTCTCCGTTAGCCTGGTTATCGATTGGCTCGACATTAGGGGAGATCAGCTTCAAGTCTGCAGCTACTGATAAGACCTCTTGGTATTACAGCATAGTTAAGGTTTGGCTTGTACCTATTGTTAACATCGTTTTGCTGGCTTTGTTGACTGTATCTCATATTCTGTCAGTCGATTCTGTCGCTTTAGCTACTATTGTCATCATGATGGCTACTCCAACAGCTACCGTAGCCGCAGCCTATGCGATCAGTTTTGATAAGGAAGCCATATTGACCTCCAATGCATCGCTTCTCTCAACTATTACTTCTGTCGTCATGATCCCAGTGTGGATCGTTACGCTCAATGTCATTGATAAAATTGGAATTTTCTAA
- a CDS encoding 2-hydroxyacid dehydrogenase, whose product MLKIICYGVRSYEKPYFQDLNKYNFQLTLVEELLTTSNVELAQHHDAVLLRGNCAANRENITKFNEYGIRYVFTRTVGINHIDLDACSEFGMKVARVPSYSPNAIAELSLTLAMMLFRHTAYMTTKSSFKNFIVDEHTFSKEIHNCKVGIIGVGRIGLTEAKLFKGLGASVIGYDVYQSDAAKEVIPFTTLDELLAECDVVSVHVPYLPGQNDKMINASFLAKMKKGSILINTSRGELQDNQAILDALLSNHLEGFATDVFPKEDELFFRAFEPWQMLPDPTIQKLVELYPRVLVTPHAGSNTVTALSNMIETSYDNFHDIVTTHSSDNLVPLPVLSMK is encoded by the coding sequence ATGTTAAAAATCATTTGCTATGGTGTCCGTTCTTATGAGAAACCCTATTTCCAGGATCTCAATAAATATAACTTTCAACTAACGCTGGTAGAAGAGTTGTTAACCACTAGCAATGTAGAATTGGCACAGCATCACGATGCCGTTTTGCTAAGAGGAAACTGTGCTGCCAATCGGGAAAATATCACAAAATTCAATGAATACGGCATTCGATATGTTTTTACCAGAACAGTCGGAATCAACCACATTGATTTGGATGCCTGCAGCGAATTCGGAATGAAGGTGGCACGCGTGCCATCCTACTCTCCGAATGCCATCGCCGAGCTCTCCTTAACCTTAGCAATGATGCTGTTCCGACACACCGCTTATATGACTACCAAAAGCTCGTTCAAAAATTTCATTGTGGACGAGCATACATTCAGCAAAGAGATCCATAACTGTAAAGTTGGGATAATTGGGGTCGGCCGCATTGGTCTGACAGAAGCCAAATTATTTAAAGGATTAGGTGCTTCTGTTATCGGCTATGATGTGTACCAATCTGACGCGGCCAAGGAAGTCATTCCATTCACAACCTTGGATGAATTACTGGCAGAGTGTGATGTCGTTAGTGTGCATGTTCCTTATCTGCCGGGACAGAACGACAAAATGATTAACGCTAGCTTTTTAGCAAAAATGAAAAAGGGATCTATTCTCATCAATACATCACGTGGAGAATTACAAGATAACCAAGCCATTTTGGACGCTTTGCTCAGTAACCATCTGGAAGGCTTTGCTACGGATGTCTTCCCTAAGGAAGATGAATTATTCTTTAGAGCCTTTGAACCATGGCAAATGCTCCCGGACCCAACGATCCAGAAGCTTGTGGAGCTGTATCCAAGAGTTTTGGTAACGCCTCATGCTGGCTCGAATACCGTTACGGCGTTATCCAACATGATTGAAACTAGCTACGACAACTTCCATGATATCGTTACAACTCATTCTTCAGATAACCTAGTCCCACTTCCTGTTCTCTCTATGAAATAA
- a CDS encoding response regulator — translation MKVLIVEDDPMVAELNQQFIERMDNLDVVCKADTVKKAQDCLQKWKPDLVLLDVYLPGKSGLTLLSHMQEHQYHASVILITAAKDIQTVKEAVFYGVADYLIKPFTFERFRLAVEKIQRLATVMEEGNGINQAVIDHYFNKEEHAGVEKKKTVEHPSHNLPKNLSKNLSKLTMTTILKSIQELDGPFSVETLAREVDLSRITVKKYIQFLVDDGFLVESIEYHKVGRPLMLYQLNSDIKEPPFPL, via the coding sequence ATGAAAGTTCTAATTGTTGAGGATGATCCGATGGTTGCTGAGCTCAATCAACAGTTTATCGAGCGCATGGACAATTTGGACGTTGTATGTAAGGCGGATACCGTCAAAAAAGCACAGGACTGTCTTCAAAAATGGAAACCGGACCTGGTATTACTGGACGTTTATTTACCTGGAAAAAGCGGATTAACTTTATTATCACATATGCAGGAGCATCAATATCATGCTTCGGTTATTTTAATTACGGCTGCAAAAGATATTCAGACGGTGAAGGAAGCTGTTTTTTATGGTGTTGCAGACTATTTAATTAAACCCTTTACATTCGAACGCTTTAGACTGGCTGTTGAGAAAATCCAGCGCCTAGCCACGGTGATGGAGGAAGGGAACGGAATTAATCAAGCTGTCATTGACCATTATTTTAATAAAGAAGAGCATGCGGGTGTGGAAAAGAAAAAAACTGTTGAACATCCATCGCATAATCTACCGAAAAACCTGTCTAAAAATTTGTCCAAACTGACCATGACCACGATACTGAAGAGTATTCAAGAACTGGACGGACCATTCTCGGTTGAAACGTTAGCCAGAGAAGTGGACTTGTCCCGTATCACGGTAAAAAAATATATTCAGTTCCTGGTGGACGATGGCTTCCTGGTTGAATCGATAGAATACCACAAGGTTGGCAGGCCGCTAATGCTCTATCAGTTGAATTCTGATATAAAAGAACCGCCATTTCCATTGTAA
- a CDS encoding ATP-binding protein, protein MGLRLIGKSKPRRQFKVSLQFMIIILVVLVIIISLIISLLLIRNFVINQHFDNTKEKLSGIAKVVASDNDVIRNVEQGVPVKQIQDYSLGVMHNVNVDFVVILNHDLIRLSHPNATMVGKPFSDLNDARRALSGQGHFSENIGILGKGYRYFTPIFNQQHEVIGIVCVGLTMRTLNHDLMQAQYTIFGGLMLGLFSGVLGAIILAQKIKTILFGLEPQEIATRLREKEIIENEVAEGIIAISADKKIMLMNKEAQAKYQLANQEIKAPIGEQLDTNFYNVLFKRVFDDKKKIKDRSFYVNGIEVIATVTPIYIENEFFGAVATLRDQSEMIHLSNQLSGTKYYINSLRGQTHEFMNKMHVISGLIEMRKYAEVSQYIQQLNHRYQDEVGFLTERIKVPALAGFIMGKINEAREQNISVLLAESSNVSNVEMQDIVHDVIHILGNFFDNAIDSILQKKEPGKIELKLNYECEGNVFILKVKDNGLGIDFEMQKRIFEHGFSTKGEDRGYGLNLVKTMVENHQGIIELDSQPGLGTSIYVELPCTLEVTNE, encoded by the coding sequence ATGGGGTTGCGGTTAATAGGTAAGTCGAAGCCGAGACGACAATTCAAAGTTTCGCTACAATTCATGATTATTATTTTGGTTGTTTTAGTTATTATTATTTCCTTAATTATATCCTTGCTTCTCATTCGTAATTTCGTAATTAACCAACATTTTGATAATACGAAGGAAAAACTTTCGGGTATTGCCAAGGTGGTCGCTAGTGACAACGATGTTATTCGTAATGTTGAGCAGGGAGTCCCTGTGAAGCAGATCCAAGACTACTCGCTTGGAGTCATGCACAACGTTAATGTGGATTTTGTAGTCATTCTGAACCACGATTTAATTCGGCTATCTCATCCGAATGCAACGATGGTTGGCAAACCTTTCTCTGATTTGAATGATGCCAGAAGAGCGCTATCCGGTCAGGGACATTTTTCTGAGAATATAGGTATTTTGGGCAAAGGTTACCGATATTTTACGCCGATATTTAATCAACAGCATGAGGTCATTGGCATTGTATGTGTAGGGCTGACCATGAGGACCCTAAATCATGATTTGATGCAGGCGCAGTATACCATTTTTGGGGGGCTGATGCTGGGACTCTTTAGTGGAGTTTTGGGCGCGATCATTCTGGCTCAGAAAATCAAAACGATTTTATTTGGGCTTGAGCCGCAAGAGATAGCAACACGATTGCGCGAAAAAGAAATTATTGAAAATGAGGTCGCTGAAGGAATTATAGCCATTTCGGCGGACAAGAAAATTATGCTCATGAACAAAGAAGCTCAGGCCAAGTACCAACTGGCGAACCAAGAGATAAAAGCCCCGATTGGCGAGCAGCTAGATACCAACTTTTATAACGTACTCTTCAAGAGAGTGTTTGATGATAAGAAGAAGATCAAGGATCGCTCATTTTATGTGAATGGTATAGAAGTCATTGCGACAGTAACCCCTATATATATTGAAAATGAGTTTTTTGGGGCGGTTGCAACGTTGCGCGACCAATCCGAGATGATTCATCTTAGTAACCAGTTAAGTGGTACAAAATATTATATTAACTCCCTTCGCGGACAGACCCATGAATTTATGAACAAAATGCACGTAATATCCGGGCTGATTGAAATGAGGAAATATGCGGAGGTCAGTCAATATATTCAGCAGCTAAATCACCGGTATCAAGACGAGGTAGGCTTTCTGACTGAGAGAATTAAAGTTCCGGCATTAGCAGGTTTTATTATGGGTAAAATCAACGAAGCACGCGAACAGAATATTTCGGTTCTTCTTGCAGAAAGCTCGAATGTCTCTAATGTGGAGATGCAGGATATCGTTCATGATGTCATACACATCCTGGGTAATTTTTTTGACAACGCCATAGATTCCATCTTACAAAAAAAAGAACCCGGCAAAATTGAGCTGAAATTGAACTATGAGTGTGAGGGAAATGTATTTATTTTGAAAGTGAAAGATAATGGGTTGGGGATTGATTTTGAGATGCAAAAAAGAATATTCGAGCATGGCTTTTCAACCAAAGGAGAAGATAGAGGCTACGGCTTGAATCTGGTTAAAACCATGGTGGAAAATCATCAAGGAATCATTGAGCTTGATAGCCAACCGGGTCTGGGAACAAGTATTTATGTAGAGTTGCCCTGTACATTGGAGGTGACAAATGAATGA